The segment AATAACTTTTAGATAAATCTACCCCGCTTACTTTATAACCTAACTTAGCAAACTCGATGGCATGACGGCCAAAGCCACAACAATGGTCGAGCACCGTCATACCTTTACGCAGGCTGCATAAAGTAACCATCTCTGCCACATCTAACGAGGTGCGGTTAAGCCTGTCTGGGTCAAACATCATCTCTTCAAAATTAAGCCAAAAATTGTCATCATCAAACCATTCTGTCATTAATTAACCCTATTTTTCCTCTTATTATTGTAACACGGTTTCAGCCTTAAGTCAACTAAAATAACTAATTAAACTTAGCGAAATTATGAAAAGAAATCGATTTTAACTGGTTTTAGCAGCCGATAAAGTTTACGGCTAACTATAATAGCCACTAAAACAACAAATAAAATAATAAAAAAACTGTTTAAAGATGAATAAACTAAGCTATCGAATACCGTATGAATAAATATGGCATAAATTAAGCCATATTTATAACTCACTAATATTAACGATGTAAGCAAATGCAAAGGTAAAACGGTTATTAACCTTATAAAAATTATATCTAAGCTTGAGTTTAAATGTAAAGTATTTTCGGCAAAAGAAAAAGTTAAAGCTAAAATAATGACTAATAATAATTTATCGTTGATAGCAGCTTTTTTATTATTTAAAGCTAAACAACAAATAAAATATTTAGCTGCTACCTCCGGGATAGCAGTTAGCAATAAAATATCTAAGACGGTAAATAAATTAAAATCTAAAATATTAATTATAAAATTAAATAAAGCAACTATTAAAAAATAAATAAACCCTAAAGCTAAAGCTTTAAAAAAAAGTTTAGATTTCTTAAAAATAAAATAAGTTAAAATAAACAATATTAAATTTACTGTAGTTAATACAATTAAATTAATTACTAAATTAATAATGCACCTCTATGACTCTATTATAGCACAAATTAACCAATTTGTATTATTTTTTAAGCAATATCATAAGCCAGCACAACTACAGCTATTTTACTTGCACCCATTTTATAAAGTAATTTAACACATTCGTTACAAGTAGCGCCGGTAGTTAAAATGTCATCTAGTAAAACTATCTTTTTTGGAACTTTATTTACTTTTAATTTAATAGTACCTTTAATAGCTTCCAGCCGTTCGGCACGATTTAACCCCTTTTGTTCTTTATTGCTTTTCTTAATTAAATATTTATTAATTTTAAAACCCTTATGATTAAGATAACTCAGCAAAGCTAAAAAACTGCTGTTACGATTACTGGTAGGGGCAGCCACGATAGCATAACCATCATTAATATAACTTTGCAGGGTATCCTTTAGTGCGGCGGCAAAATAATATTTTAAATTATAAAAAGACTTAAATTTAAAATTAATTAATAACTGCCTAATATCATCTTTATAGTAAAAAAGCGGGACAAATTCATCAAAATAATCGTGGTTAAGCTGTTTATTAAGCTGCTGTTTGGTTAATTTCTCGGCACAACTAGGGCATACAGCGTAGTTATTAGCCATAAGTTTACTGCATAAACTACATTTATTGGGGAATAAAAAGGTAATAACTTTTTTAAAACTAATTTTATAACGTTTCATCTACTGTAGCGGTTAAATCGATAGCCCCTGTCGTGCCGGTAATGGTTACCTTTACCACGTTACCGGCCGTTAAATGAGCGGCGCTTTCGATGAGGGTAAGGCCGTCAACCTCTGGGGCTTGGCTATAAATACGGCCTAAATATAAATTACTGCCTTTAATGGGTTCTTCAATTAAAGCATCGTAACTATGGCCAAGATAACGTTTTAATTGATTTCGGCTAATAATTTGCTGCTGCTCGTTAAAAATACCTAATCTTTGCTTAGCTAACTTACTACTTACCGCTAAATTTTTATTACCGGCCTCTTTGTAGGCAGCCGTTCCTTCTTCGCGGCTGTAGGTAAAACCGGCGGCATAATCGAGTTT is part of the Spirochaetaceae bacterium genome and harbors:
- a CDS encoding radical SAM protein is translated as FLPYFDIPFQHAGSKVLKNMGRNGDSASYLKLIDAIRTKLPQAVIRSTFLFGFPGETKEDFNDVLNFIHKAKLDYAAGFTYSREEGTAAYKEAGNKNLAVSSKLAKQRLGIFNEQQQIISRNQLKRYLGHSYDALIEEPIKGSNLYLGRIYSQAPEVDGLTLIESAAHLTAGNVVKVTITGTTGAIDLTATVDETL